TTTCATTCCCACCCTGAGACAAATGGAAACCGGGCAGGGAAGCAATGAATAGTCAAATAACCTTCACCTGGGGCAAATGGTAATGTAAAATACTTTGAGGCTGGACAACAGGGTCACGGGAAACTCACCCATGCGGTTAATAGGAGTGACGGGAATGGATTGACAGTCAAACTGCATGCTGCTGTTGTCCAagtcaaaacaatattttaccGGTGGTGAGggaatacagagagagagaggaggtaagACATTGTGCATGAGAGGAGCTGGATGCTGAAAATACTGGTGATATTTATACAGGGGTGGTTTAAATGAAAGTTCAAACCAGAAAAACTTGTCTGGAAATTCTTTGTGGCCTAATTGTTTGCACTTAATAATTTCTTATAATTAGGACCCTTTTTGCTTCTGGCAAATTGGACAGGAAAATCAATTTGAGCAAtcatttttacagcttttatggctgttttttttctgtgctgaaaAGCACTTACTAATTACTGTTGTGTACGAAATGAACTTTGTGTGCATGCTGCtttaaatcaattattttcattgtctgcACATGTGCTTTCACAGTACGTTTTTGCAATTATGGTTCACCAAGTTCTACAAGGGCCTTTGTTGTATTGAGAGGACAattaaaagttatgaaaaacagacattacaaaaaaactttattttctatcaTTTGTATCTATAACAGGTGCATAACATATTTTTCTCTTAAAATGAAATTGCCTTAACATTTAAGCTCCCTTCCTAAACTGCACTGCACCGGATAGATTAGTGCCTGTCTCATGGGAATTGAAGGAAGgtaagtaaaaataaagtgttatgGCTGCGTGTTTTTGCAGTTATATTCCTTGCAAGTTAATCAATTAACATTAGTTGCTTCTAAATGGGAACGATAGTCTGTTGGCTGAACTCTACTGTGTGTACCTTTTTATCAGTGAAAATGCTGGAGCCCTCCCCCCCTTTCTCAACTCTGTATCCCTTCCCGAGGGCGGATCGCAGGAAGCACGGACGGGATTGTTCACATTTGAGTTCACATCCCAGCCCTAGCCTGACGATCTGGGATCTGAACTCACCCTATATCTCCTGGTTCTTGATTGTAGCTGCGCTGAGGCCAGAGGCACGCCGGCAGCCTTGCTGGGTGGGCTGGTCCCTTCCTCATCTGATGGGGAACCCTGTAGGTGAAACACCTACTAAGGTTGAGTGGCATGACTCTCTTGCAgggtaacaaaacaaaataataaaaaatacacccACTGGTAGTAAATCTGCACCTGCAAAATCTACATCAGTATTCAACACTATGTTCCTAAAAGTAAATACTTAATTGGTACTGGGAAATACTTGtatgacttatttatttgtcaggTTGCTGATGCATGAGTTATACCAGCATTAGATAACATGACAGTGACTGTACATCTGCTTACATGGGACTGAATGACTAACCTATTGcatgatgtgtttttcagcATAATAAAACTGGAAAATTAAACAAGTGTTAGTTGATGCCAGACTATGAATAGCTACACCAGCTCACCATTCAAACTTAGACACCGAGCATCCCAGAAGCCCTAAACTGACCACATCTGTTTTGGTATCTTTCGGAGACGCTGTGTCTCTGCACTTCGTCTCCATCATCTGCTACTGAATATAAATGCAAACGTCTGCACGGTGCAGCACGCAAGGAAATGCCAATGAGGCCCACACCAAAGGTTAACCTGTCGGCATCTCTAAACAGGGGTCTGTATCTCAGATACTGACGGCCTTTGATTTCCGCGAACACTGCAGGGTTCCGAAGCTTTCATGTCCTTGCTGAAAAGACTCTACCTCCACACTGGATGTGGACTAAGACATTAGAGTTACTTGTATGGTTTTAGATGGAGGGGTTGATAATCCTGCACCAAAGATTTCCTTTCTCCTTACTGCTGTCACCAAGACAATCGATAAGAACAAAtgaatgccccccccccccccccgaagtATGAAGAAGTGTTCTTCCCTCTCAACAGCCTCTAGTCAAGGTTAGCATGATGGTGAGTTGCAGTATTGATGGACTTGATCTCACATTAAACTGTATGGCTtttgcacacacagcagctcttaCACAATCTCTGGGCTTGCATCCCAATGCAGGACGGAGTTTGATGCTGTCCGACACGCAAACACACCAATCAGTACATATTAAGTACATAGGTTTTAAACAGGCTGGTTTTCACCTCATTTTAATGCCGATGTTCCATCACGTGatgtagagctgcaactaaaaattaattttcattagCAATCATTTGATTAGTATTTTTGAGCAATGAACTAAtcaatgtcacatttttttaaaagcccAAGGTAACTGACTGTTCAATTAACAGTTCAAATCCCAAAGACATTCAATTTGTAATAATGCAAAACACACAATCTGACAGGTTAGAACCTGTAGTATTTGATGATTATGCTTGAttaatgactgaaatgattaattgcaTTTCTAAATTGTTGATTCAGGTTtatgttgattgactaatcagttaatcaaccAATTATTTCAGCACAAGCATAATGGCCCctagaggcataaaaatgctgttaACACTAGAAAACCAGGATGTTATGACTCTCCCCTCATCTGGCTGAATGTACTAGAAGCAGATTATTGACAGTGAAAATGAACAGCAAcctaaaatgttttacattaacTGATGGACAATTCCCAGTCATTGCCTTTTTACTATGTTGTGGTTCTTTTGGTTTTGTCTGATTCCTCAAAATTTGTATTCCCACAGATAAACTGTAACAGAATGTTTAATAATTAGTTTTGTCTTACATCTTATTTGGCTTAACTCACTGTGTAGCCCCCTGCCTGCTTCAATTTGCTCCAGTGACATGACATGCTCATATTCCCAGGTGTGACATGTTCCAACGTGTCCCAGCAGAGGTTTCTTTGCCTCGCCTTGAAGTCATTGtgaatgcaaaatgaaacaaacatatgACAAATTACAAGATGTTTTGCAGGAGCCAGACAGTACAAATACAGTGTTTCCTTGTACTGATGACTAACTTAATCAGGGGGTGATTTTATGCAAAGCACAATTTACTTTGGGATCTCTTAAATTTGTGGGAGTCATTGGGGAATGGTTAATCCTAAAATTAAACTTATTCAAGTCAGTCAAAACTGCAAtgaaatttatattaaaaattagTTTGTGATGACTGTTTGATTAGATTTCCAGTCAGATTTTAATGCAAATTATGTTTAACAAAATTTGTAAACAGGCATTTGCCTTTGACGGAGGCAGCCCTGGTTTATGTTCCTCTTTTACTATTAGTAGTAGTCAgcctttatgttttttgttaaataatcataattaatatctttccctaactttaaagctgcactaatcaatatttgcTCATGAATAATGGGTGAAATAAGTAATTATAACTAACTATAGAAAATTCCCTTCAGGTAGaccctcagctccacagaacattttagcatctttcaacTGATTTAGTTTACAGTCTGCAACTCTACTGTTCTGGCTCACTGGCTCTCACGAACCTCATCTCTAGCTGCATTAGACGGCAGTGTGTGGtgaaaatgatcttttaaaCCAACCACAAACTGCCTGtgcagcaccaaacagcagacgtGACAAAGTCAGTGAATAGCTAGGGAACATAgcggagcatttagctgctaaagagtGGGATACAGTATTTCCCCAAGgcttggtagagaccaaaaacagagctaaaaagagAGCGAATATAcgaatgttaatgttgctctgtgtctgccagATTTGTAAATAGGCAACAGCTTGCTAACGCATTTGTCCTAATGCCTTTATAAGGTGAGTCATTATCTTGGTCTCGAGTATACAACTTGTTCTGCTGCCTTCAATTGggcaaaaaatataaatatacaataaaaagCAATTTATACTGTTTAACGTAATAGTTTTAGTTCGTAGACCTTAACTTTAGCCTACAATAATGAGTTGCAATGCACATACGGTGTATTGTAGCCGTATCAAGTTGTCAAATATTGGCTTTTAATATTTTGCACatatgaacaaaataaatgtaatgtctCATACTCTTATGAGATTTTTGAatccagtattttttttattttagtgctAAATAGTTGCGTCCAAATGTCCATGTATTAATAGCTCAGAAGAAGGCTTAGATGAAGTAACATGCTCAGACTCATCTGGGTTTTGCACAAATGTTAATAGCTTAACTGGCACCAAGTGAAGTAATTGTGAATAAATGATTGCAtatctgtttcatttgtttgcttttttttctatttggttttaaacagtattttatgGTATCTCTATAACACTTAGTAATAATGCTGAATACTGCAACTGATCATGTTAATTAATCTTGTAGAAGCTTTTGAAAGGTTAGTTGCAAGTATTCATTTAGTTCTGGAGTGCTTATTACCACTTAAAAACAGTAGCTAACAATTTCTGCTTCACTCATTGAGGTGGTCTGCCAAAACTTAACAGGTATTCGCTCAGAACAGGTTTCATTTGAAGTTGGCAACACAACAATGAAACATGCTCTTGTTTTCTGATTTATCAACATTTACTAAACCTGGTGGCTGTTTGTCTATGAAAATTGTCTATCCACTGTTGTCGTCATATAACCAGTTTGCTGGCTTGTCTCTCCCAGCAAATATTGGGCTCACTAGATTTAGGTGCCCTTTATCTAACCTTATATACCTGACATATAATTGTTAAATCCAGGGCAGgatcatttcaaatgaaaaacaaagaggctCCAACCTAACTTTAGTCCTGAATACTCTTAATTCAAATCTCTCCAGTAGACCCAAAAAAGAATTAGGTTTTACATTGGAGTTTTAGTGCATTTGGGAGACAACTATAACGGATGTACCATTCAGTACATATTTGCACAGACGCAAACAAACGCTGTAATTAACCATAGAGCTATACCATTGTTTAGGCCGCATTGTGTCATATTATGTTTCAATCACTTACAGCCCCAATCCACTTGTGAGCAATTTGAATGGGGAGGTTTCCTCATGGGCAGCAACAGCTTAAACACAGATCGTAGTTGTCATGCTCATAGTGTCATTTTTAATCAGGCAGCACTGTCATGCTCCATAACAGCTGCTGAGACACTGCTCTGATGGGTAGAAAGTAGTGCTCCCTTTgcaggagacacagagatacACTGTATCTGCCAGCAATGACTCAGTGTCCACAAATCAAAGCATTAAAATACCGCTACAGCATCCCCCAGTTTAGTAATGCTGGGTGAATGCTCAGTTGACGGTGCAGGGAGTTGGAGGTGGGGGGGCACCACTCTGGGAGGCAGCCATCTTTGTGCCCTTGgccaataaacacattttcatgatGCTTTTACAGTATGCCAAGAACGGGTATAACACACTGAATATATATCACACAAACGGAAAGCCTCAGTGACCCAAACCCTAACACCTGCCCACCGCTGGTCaatgctgctgttgtgctgtattttgtcttttttaaacaGCAAATAATTTTTAAACAGTACGTATCACAAAGATGAATGCTGTTAAcacattacaacaaaaaaagcagtgTGAGGGTTGATCTACTTCATTCTTCCTAGCCTTTTTTCGAATGAGACATAGTGCTACCGTCATGACATTAGACTTTGCATTGTGTTTGAATGTCTGTATCACTTGACATCAACATGCAAGTCTAGTTGGGAGTGTTCATGTGATTTTATATGAATAGCCCAGACAAATTGTCATGTAAGATGGTTGCTTTAGTGGCATCCAGACTTTAATGAGAATGATTCGTTGATTGTGACTGACTGAATCTACCTGGCAAAATCAAACCAACTCATCAGCATCAGTTGGGCTCTATCTGAGTTCAAATGCGTTCTTCGGAACTATTTTACCACTGTaccataaaaaatcataaatactCTATGAGACAGTAAATAAAGTGCACATTGGAAATGTTGATGGCACTAATGGCATTTTATTAAATGCTAGAATCCTGCCATGACTTGGGTTTTTGAAAGCTGACGCACCTGAACCACTGATTCAATaaagaaatgtaagaaataaaGCTGGTTATTTAGAAACACTGATCTATAATGGACCTTATCGTACAAGTCAAGTCTTACCTTGAATTCTTCCAGGATTTTGTATGTTTTCCCCCGGTACTCGCAAAAGTTTTTAACCTCCTTGCACTCGGGGCAGCATCCATTGTGTTCCACTTTGGTGCACTTGGGATGCAGTTTGGGGCACTCGGGCTGGTCGCACACAGGCCCGTCCTCCGTGCACACGCACGGACAGTTCGAGTGTCCCGGGTAGAAGCGCTCCCCCAGTTTGTAGACGAAGCCACTGTCGTCCACGCATCCTTTCCCCCGGTAGTCATCGAAGACGATGTTTTCACTGGCGGTCCGCTCCGCCTCGTCCGCGGCGTAATCCTCGGGGTTACCCACCGTGGCCGGAGACACGGTGCTCAGGGCCAGCAGGAGGACGCAGGCGGGCGACAGGAGAGGCCCCATCCTTCGCCGCAGCATCGATATCCTCATTCAACAAGATTGTGTGGATGTCATCCTTAGGCTCCCGGTATCCTCTCCGGATCCATCCTGCgcttcattatcatcatcatcatcatcatcatcatcatcacttgaGGAAATgggctgcagtggaacaaaTAAGAGATGATGTGATGGATGgtgactgtgctgctgctgttttgcacATCCTCAAAAACCATTAAGCCTCACCTTCCcagcacttttccttttttttttgcttaagcCTATGTATATTTGATTTGCTGCAGCCAATTGTTTTTATAGGGATCATTCAAgtgtatttcattgtttttctatCTGCAGAGACAAATGGGATTCCCTAGTGCGGCTTACTCAACAGGCTAATGTCATTACACttgaaagaaaatagaaaacctTTATTAACATAAGAAGcatgtagtttgtgtgtgtgtgtgtgtgtgtgtgtgtgtgtgtgtgtgtgtgtgtgtgtgcgcgcgcgcgcgcgtgtgtatgtgtggtgcgCAAGGGTGCTCAGACAGCCTACAAATGATCCTCTTCGTGCAATATCTCAGCAGTAGCTGAACATCcaacaacagaggaaaaggtTAAAACATCCATTATCTGAAGTGGGTGGAGTGTCGGTTATTCTTCACACAATTCTTCTCCACATTCAGTAAAACCCAGCCTATTAGCTATCTTTGTACAATTTCAAACTCTGTGGGAGCGACTACAGACAACAGGTAGCTATTAGTCTGCATCACATTCCCAATGAGCCAGTCATTATACAAATCACCGCTTTAACATTGGATCTACAGTAACCTGTTCTTACTAAATCAGCTGTGTAACATGCAAATGTCCCGAGTCATTATTAAATGCGCAACGGTTAAACCCAAAATACACAACCCCATTCGGAAGgggaaaacacagagcaaaaaaaaaatccagacagTTAAGCAATATCTAGGCCTGGCTGGAGATAAATATTTTCTCTTAGCCTGGAACCAAAGTGCTGCGCGTCTTGACAGATCAATTGAAATGCCTGTGACAACAAGGATGTAAATTAAGCGACAGGGCAAAACTCACCGCGTTGAAATAAGCTTGATATCCACTTAGTGTGAAGCCAGAGAGCCCAACACATAGAGGGATGTAGTCGCTTAGCCTTTTGGAAACTTCACTTTATCCACAGGGTAAATTCACCAGGCTCCACGAGATACTATAATCCTCCCCCTCGGTCGTGATGATGGGCTTAAAACCAATTAAACACCAGCCTTTTGGAGATACGGTTCCCCCTTTTCCAGCGTAAAGAAAACCACATCCACGTAAAAGTAGGTCTGCTTCATGGTTATCCTCATCGGACTCACCTTTTTTGAGACAATATCACAGTTCACGTCCAGAGGCATGCGGTgcggagagagaaacagagagcgagaagaaaaaaaaacagccaggaaagaaaaaaaccctctgTAGCGTTTTCCTGAGAATCCGGAGTCAATTCAATATTTCCCAACGATGCAGGTGAATGTTAGAAAGCAGCAGTCAGTCTTGTTGCACATATGTGTGTAGCCAGTACATCCAGCGGtttgcaagaaaaataaaaaataaaaaatcccgATGGATAGAAGTTAGGagtgtaaaaaaagaagaaataaaccATGAAGCGTTGAAGCAGGTCGTTACGTGATTTTCGGTTTTCGCCAGAGGTCGCATTCACAGTCAGTAGGCGAGACTGAGGAGGGAGCGCTCCGACTTTCAGCACCTTGGAGAGCGACTGTCTCCTGCGTCCTGcactgagcagagcagagcgcCCCCCTCCCTGTCCCCCGACTTCCCCCCcgcttccctctctctctctctctctctctctctcgctctttctctctctctctgtcactcacagaCGAAACAATGGGCACATCTCACGAACCGAGGACAACTCCAACTGCATTTGTGGAACTGCTCCTGCAAGAGTTAAAGGCTAAAATAAAGTCAGACGACGAGATAAGTGGTTAGTAGTCAAGAGATTTCCGGGGGGGGTCTGGTAAATCGAAGAGGTGGGTTAGATCTGTCAGATGTGTCTGAGTGcctttttgtgtttataaacGGGTGCGCCCTGTGTGCACGTTTAGTttcatcatctgtctgtctgtctgtgtgtccgtgcgtgcgtgcgtgtgtttgtgtgtgtgtctgcgtgtctgtgtgtgtgcccgtgCGTGCCAGACTGTCTTCACATATGACCTGCAGCATGTTTCCCTGAGTCACTCATTATTTGCAGCACAGTTTACAGAAACCCATTTGTATTCTGTGGTGCAACGCAAAAAAAGGGAGTCTGACTTCTCAGCCCCtacaacaataacagaaaaaaatacagtatggtTTTGCAGAGCAGCATCCGTTTTGTTTTACAGATGGTAGCCCGTAGGGGCCACTGCCTGACCACATTCAGTCTGAGCACAGATGACTGAGTAGCACCCAAAAAGACCTTCACTTAATTAGTCACTCCCATGAGGGATCATACACATCTTATCAACGGCAACCTTATGGCCTGTTTTGTGCTCATGGCCTTGATCTGAGTGATTAAAACCTGCTATTTTATACCAGTTCTTTCACTTGAAACACCTGTCAACCCCCAGGGTGGCTCAGTCCTCACTTCCATAAAGTATTAGAAATGGTACATCTTCTGCACATCTGCTGCATGCTTGACCCACTACGGAAGGTCAAATCCAACCAAAACGCACTTACATGTATTTACTCCTCCACTTTCCACCTGACTGAAAActagaaaatatttacatggCTGTCTGATTATAGAGTCACACAGAAAAATGTTCAGATCATTCTTGCAGTGCGAGTATGGTTACAGACATGAACTCTGCAAGAAATACCAACATACATATgtacaaataaagcaaaaagaATGGAACTGAAACCTGCACCATCCCATGTTGATTTCCCTTCACTATCTTCACTAATTATTGAGGAGGAGATAGACTAAATGAGAAACTGTCAGATTACAGAAGGATTTTAAAGGTTTGAGACAGCTAAGATGTGAATTGTTCAAGAAGGGATGAAGCTTAACATCAAGAAGATGCCCTGAATACATCAAATGTTTATGTTCATTAATGCATGGGGGTATACTGCACTACTTCCCCTCTGAACATGATTCTGGGCTGCAAACGGCAGCTATGGTAACATTTGTCAAGTAAATTCAACATCAAGCTCAGGTTCGATGACATTCAGCCTCCATAACTTACACTCAGTCCCTGTCAGCTACACCCCACCAATTATGCTCCTAAACTCAGAGAATCTTAAGGCTATAAAATCTGATTCATATGTGTATGATCTGTACCATTAGACTAAATAATATAGCATCTCAGTACAGTGCTAagtcggggggtggggggtggtggaggtgtTTGAAATGCAGATGCTGGCAAAGCCGCAATCACAACAAAACCTGTGGCAATCAAACTCCTGGTAACATGCGCAAAGTGCATAATTACTGTGTCAGCTGAAACATTTAGCAGGGAAACACGAGGGCATGCTGAGGTTACACTGTTAACTTTTCTCCTTGACTAACTACAGAACTGAAATAGGCACTTTCTCATTACATTTTCATAGGGTATTTGCATTCCTCTTAATCTCCTCTAACATTGACTGTAGTTCTCGCAATACTTCAAATTTACATTTGACTTAATGCTTGGGCTGCATTCTCCCCATGTCACTCCAACAAGACTTGGTGTCTCGCTCCGACTTTGATTTCCCTTCAAATCATCGCTcctccacaaacacatgtattttGTTTCGGATTATAGGAAACTGTGGATAGAACTAAACAATCCCTTATGATTTCTAAATGTATGTCTTTCTCTAAAACTTTGTCCAAGCATGCAGCTTATCCAgggtaaaaacattcatttccCAGGATGCACTAGATTGTATCCTTAACTATGCACCACAAACTCTCCACACACATCCCTTCCCCCACTCTCTGTAGAGAAACATCTTGGCCGTTGACCTGGTTACAAAGAAAAGGAACACTTATGCTTTTTAAAGCCTCtactcttcctccctcctctcacacCACCTCTGCAATGGAGCCAGAACAAGTATATCATTTATTAAATCTGACATtgcacttgagtaaatgttgGATCTTAATGTGAGATGTGTTGTCTAAGACAGCCGGCCAGCTACTCCAGCACGCCATGGTCCATTAGGCCTTCACTCTGGCTCACAAAAACATGGGGTGGATGATACGAAACAACACCGGTACTGAGAAATGTACTAGAGCAACCACTTCTATTAACAGGCTACCCGTGTGTTACTGCTGGGTGGTGAAGTAGTCTTGTTGGTGGGACAGTACTCTCATATGACACTTTCCTGAGCCTGCTAACAGAGATGTTTCCATTTCAGTTGTATTTAATGTGAGGCAAACAATTCCCAGCCCACAGGACTAGCTTCCAATTCAATCAGCTAATGGAAAGGGAGCTCACTcaatcccccacccccccacccccccacccccctgcctTCCACCACCTCCGTTTTCCTGGAGCAATACATTCACGACAGCAGAGTCTGCACCAAATGTTATAATGGTTTAGCCATTAGGGCTGCATTTATAGCCTGCTAGCAGGTCTTTGGCATTATGTTTGGTCACAGCCATTCACGCTAACTTATTAAACTGAAtgccagagagggagaaagccGAGTGAGCCGAAGCtggtgagaggagaaagaggagaaagagaagaaagagctTGTAGGAGGAGAGGGCGGCTCTCAGGTGAATCAAGACTTCTGTGAAGGCGAGGCATGCATTTTTCCTCTTCCATGGAAATAGGGGTTATGCTTAATAAAAGCTTTGTGCTAATGTCTTTGGGAGGGAATTTCACATTTAACAACGAAGCACTTGCTAAGTATTCTGGTCGTGCCTTTAAATTAACACTAGTAGTACAATTTTACTGTGACAAATTTAATCCTTGGCTTGAGCTCCTGCAATCCCCTGCTGATTTGACTCTGTAACAATGTGAATTCATGTCTCTCTGACTGATCCActcacaacttaaaaaaaaaagttttgcagATTCTGCTTTGAGTCAATAAAATGATCTTATCACAATTGATGTATCAGCACttaaatcattttgattttacaaAGACTTCCCATATTCTACACGTGGTAAATAAAGTGTGGGATCAATATACAGAAACATCAGACATTTGTAAAGGTACTCAGAGAGTGAAATGAGTGCCTTaggattattttatttcttgatCCCCAAGTTTCTAATATGTCAAGCTAAATTTGGGAGgaaatatatatgaaatgatGCATGAAACAttagaatatttccattttttaagaATGTTTTGCTCATGTACACATATATAGATACAGATATAAAGTGTAATATTGTCTGACAGTGTTGAATAAGATGACTTTAACCACTTCAAAGCTACATACGGGAAAACAAAGGGGCAAACTGTGTGTTAAATGGTTAAGGAAAGTAttgaaggagcttttgctgtttagagaaaaaaactctcacccccacagggtgagtgcagtgttcaaaatactcaaaagaccagtgaatgtccacaccaaagaatttagttcaaattgtttagtgaatcttttcagcaaacaatgaacaattacagaattctggatcagatgtgccttttcctaaccaataacaagtgttggtcagtccacagtctgacaacctaactttccctgatccagtgtatttatacaagtacaaacaaagaaatgtgcacgggcgttttgtcgtcttctgattgactctgctggcttcctccttcccatctGACTCCGACCTCAAGTGTAACCTAAAGCTCAGcacgctcaaaggaagacagttaatatatacatataaattaccactaatctacctctgttacctctggctgcccccctacacatggccatagggtgatctttatcagtggttgtaaatagtttccctgaggcagatgttGAAACGACCactcacccttagcacctaaatatccactagtataaat
This genomic interval from Seriola aureovittata isolate HTS-2021-v1 ecotype China chromosome 11, ASM2101889v1, whole genome shotgun sequence contains the following:
- the vwc2l gene encoding von Willebrand factor C domain-containing protein 2-like isoform X1; translated protein: MRISMLRRRMGPLLSPACVLLLALSTVSPATVGNPEDYAADEAERTASENIVFDDYRGKGCVDDSGFVYKLGERFYPGHSNCPCVCTEDGPVCDQPECPKLHPKCTKVEHNGCCPECKEVKNFCEYRGKTYKILEEFKVFHLQGSPSDEEGTSPPSKAAGVPLASAQLQSRTRRYRPSPCEWCRCEPNNEVHCVVSDCAVPECVNPVYEPEQCCPICKNGPNCFAGTTIIPAGIEVKVDDCTICRCHNGDWWKPAQCLRRECLNGQSLS
- the vwc2l gene encoding von Willebrand factor C domain-containing protein 2-like isoform X3: MRISMLRRRMGPLLSPACVLLLALSTVSPATVGNPEDYAADEAERTASENIVFDDYRGKGCVDDSGFVYKLGERFYPGHSNCPCVCTEDGPVCDQPECPKLHPKCTKVEHNGCCPECKEVKNFCEYRGKTYKILEEFKPSPCEWCRCEPNNEVHCVVSDCAVPECVNPVYEPEQCCPICKNGPNCFAGTTIIPAGIEVKVDDCTICRCHNGDWWKPAQCLRRECLNGQSLS
- the vwc2l gene encoding von Willebrand factor C domain-containing protein 2-like isoform X2 → MRISMLRRRMGPLLSPACVLLLALSTVSPATVGNPEDYAADEAERTASENIVFDDYRGKGCVDDSGFVYKLGERFYPGHSNCPCVCTEDGPVCDQPECPKLHPKCTKVEHNGCCPECKEVKNFCEYRGKTYKILEEFKGSPSDEEGTSPPSKAAGVPLASAQLQSRTRRYRPSPCEWCRCEPNNEVHCVVSDCAVPECVNPVYEPEQCCPICKNGPNCFAGTTIIPAGIEVKVDDCTICRCHNGDWWKPAQCLRRECLNGQSLS